The Ignisphaera cupida genome has a segment encoding these proteins:
- a CDS encoding class I SAM-dependent methyltransferase: MKNYVNEMIYRYFIEKGELFRLVMDSKQMVLRGRRIAKGIAKQLYMLGFNKGKILDVGCGTGRVSIPLAEMGFDVVGIDISPTYIDIANKRAKEKGLESKALFFVCDAREMSKCVESYRPFTSVIFVWSSVLGYYDEETDMKILSMAYEVSADKASLIIADAVNKEYISFSQYVLGFTKKVAEYDNVVVIEKTIYNPATGNVLIKQDFYRRDKNNLLFLGESHFEFHVYSLDELVKLANKAGWCLHKVLVDLSGEARYSPMNSINVIFSKCRQ, translated from the coding sequence TTGAAAAACTACGTTAATGAAATGATATATAGATACTTCATTGAAAAAGGAGAATTGTTTAGATTAGTAATGGATTCTAAACAAATGGTTTTGAGAGGTAGAAGAATAGCTAAGGGAATAGCAAAACAATTATATATGTTAGGATTTAACAAAGGTAAAATACTTGATGTTGGTTGTGGAACAGGGAGAGTCTCAATACCATTAGCTGAAATGGGTTTTGATGTAGTTGGAATAGATATATCACCTACCTATATTGATATTGCTAATAAAAGAGCTAAGGAGAAGGGTTTAGAAAGCAAAGCATTGTTTTTTGTGTGTGATGCAAGAGAGATGAGCAAATGCGTAGAAAGCTATAGGCCGTTCACATCTGTAATATTTGTATGGTCATCTGTTTTAGGATACTATGATGAGGAAACAGATATGAAGATACTTTCAATGGCTTACGAAGTATCAGCAGACAAGGCTTCTTTAATTATTGCTGATGCTGTGAATAAAGAGTATATATCATTTTCTCAGTATGTTCTTGGATTTACGAAAAAAGTTGCCGAATATGATAATGTTGTTGTAATTGAAAAAACTATATACAATCCAGCTACAGGTAATGTATTGATAAAGCAAGACTTTTATAGAAGAGATAAAAACAATTTACTATTCCTTGGAGAATCGCATTTTGAATTCCATGTCTATAGCTTAGATGAGTTAGTGAAATTAGCTAACAAAGCTGGGTGGTGTCTACATAAAGTTCTGGTTGATTTGTCTGGTGAAGCAAGGTATTCTCCGATGAACTCAATTAATGTGATATTCTCCAAGTGTAGACAATAA
- a CDS encoding GTPase gives MGMESVENEYCLSNYVNIEPLSLDTIRKRVLDIYVESVDVSKNIVKLDPEKRTAFRYMLKSERVFQYVATTLGKIARLPPKENLNSFYADLLDIATHGRYNELRKQASLAVKVISSMWKEYRSKILSSGLNAKNVSREFVGRILSIVKRKVKLVELTKEISYVAKNTPCIDFSKPLIIVAGMPQVGKSTFVGAVSSAKPKVSPYPFTTKNVIIGHIKLGEVVIQVMDTPGILDRPIKEMNDIERRAVAALRNLKAVVLYFMDPSPDAYYSFEQQVAVLKNVEELIGKEKIIVVFNKIDKLSKELLEKHKKVVMGMGYSKLVEISALHKINVWTAIAFAIERFDALFNTTYLELLKLYSSSTTSISGVFSSLSSTSS, from the coding sequence ATGGGAATGGAAAGCGTGGAGAATGAGTATTGCCTATCTAACTATGTGAATATAGAACCTCTTTCACTTGACACTATTAGAAAAAGAGTTTTGGATATTTATGTAGAGAGTGTAGATGTTTCTAAAAACATTGTAAAGTTGGATCCAGAGAAAAGAACAGCTTTTAGGTATATGTTAAAGTCTGAAAGGGTTTTTCAATACGTTGCAACAACACTTGGAAAAATAGCTAGGCTTCCACCAAAAGAAAATCTGAACTCATTTTATGCAGATTTACTTGACATAGCTACTCATGGACGCTACAATGAATTGAGAAAACAAGCCTCTTTAGCAGTAAAAGTTATTTCAAGTATGTGGAAAGAGTATCGCTCAAAAATTCTAAGCAGTGGTTTGAATGCAAAAAATGTTTCAAGAGAATTTGTTGGCAGAATTCTTTCTATTGTAAAGCGAAAGGTTAAACTAGTTGAGTTAACAAAGGAAATTTCATATGTTGCTAAAAACACGCCTTGCATAGATTTTAGCAAGCCTTTGATTATAGTAGCTGGTATGCCTCAGGTTGGGAAATCAACGTTTGTTGGTGCTGTTTCCTCGGCTAAGCCAAAGGTGTCTCCATATCCATTTACAACAAAAAATGTTATAATAGGTCATATTAAGCTTGGTGAAGTGGTTATACAGGTTATGGATACCCCGGGAATTTTAGATAGACCAATAAAAGAGATGAACGATATAGAAAGAAGAGCCGTGGCGGCGCTAAGGAATTTAAAAGCTGTTGTGCTATACTTTATGGACCCTTCTCCAGATGCTTACTACTCCTTTGAACAACAAGTAGCTGTTTTGAAAAATGTTGAGGAATTGATTGGCAAAGAGAAAATAATTGTTGTTTTTAACAAAATTGATAAGCTAAGCAAAGAGCTTCTTGAAAAGCACAAAAAAGTTGTTATGGGTATGGGCTACAGTAAATTAGTCGAAATTAGTGCACTACATAAAATAAATGTGTGGACAGCCATAGCATTTGCTATAGAAAGATTTGATGCTTTATTCAACACAACTTACTTGGAATTGCTGAAACTCTATTCTTCCTCAACAACTTCGATATCTGGAGTCTTCTCCTCGCTTTCCTCAACTTCAAGTTGA
- a CDS encoding DUF3786 domain-containing protein yields MGLDVSAWWKEVWSWDRVKDVVRSLSGRLGFEKGNELRFFRLRVDLNNGEVYDEILDRYLTERERYGLYYVLYNYAQTKEDVGEVGELIQLSQICPAIHCPMAKTNMEAFEKLVETVFASQLSLLYKAAEPFKYEKIDLGDAAVKVYTLPRVPIVVAIWLGEEGIPPSISILFDKSITNYLECEAAQIMSGVLLARLIISLAKTTDIDTSYIKHAYRYQCTE; encoded by the coding sequence TTGGGTCTTGATGTTAGTGCTTGGTGGAAAGAGGTTTGGAGTTGGGATAGAGTTAAAGATGTTGTGAGGTCATTGTCTGGTAGACTTGGTTTTGAAAAAGGTAATGAATTAAGGTTCTTTAGACTTAGAGTGGATTTGAATAATGGTGAAGTTTATGATGAGATTCTGGACAGGTATTTAACAGAGAGAGAAAGATATGGGCTATACTATGTTCTATATAACTATGCTCAAACAAAGGAGGATGTGGGAGAGGTTGGAGAGCTTATTCAACTATCTCAAATATGTCCAGCTATTCATTGCCCCATGGCAAAAACAAATATGGAGGCATTTGAAAAACTTGTAGAAACAGTGTTTGCATCTCAGCTAAGTCTACTATATAAAGCAGCTGAGCCATTTAAATATGAGAAAATAGATCTAGGTGACGCTGCAGTAAAGGTTTACACATTGCCTAGAGTACCAATAGTTGTTGCAATATGGTTGGGAGAAGAAGGTATACCACCATCCATATCCATACTCTTCGACAAAAGCATAACCAATTATCTTGAGTGCGAAGCAGCACAAATAATGAGTGGTGTATTGTTAGCAAGACTCATAATATCACTAGCCAAAACAACAGATATAGATACAAGCTACATTAAACATGCTTACAGGTATCAGTGCACAGAATAG
- a CDS encoding type II secretion system F family protein, which produces MPPGNRYGRSSAMEYFIGLITSIAILVIETTILVFNMDIIKVYSINEFFHNSLKLAIVCTYIVTLFIIPAIISWSTDAAKSIASIYKRYAIMSLASVNEESIRKKVSITFVLISVSLLLMMLSIVYRKFLLSLTSLIPLTLFVFMLLKPIFDVKQHSKRIDAEIKWFMMLLLIVEYVKCGIDFITKKLDKSKLLKAISRELNVIKRDEIIYFQSYVEALIQRAKITPNESLRRLLLGYAMRLREGGDTVSWLKTVLGEELIRWEWETKIYSERVTFMLLQIAIAIFVLIPTLVVAIPLINPFTAILLMIIATPVLSIVAYITRPKTLDKINVFDVLNPLIILISASSLLFTFFSFHGIVMGWIIATIASLNTNRIVKEIRILDEESLEILKIVAELRKHGYEIPKALKIIAQSSTVNAKTSRLLEHVLSLVETGHEFSEAIATLSSPSFQFNFIIFLLGVMYESGGGDEEAIQMIYEYLYRYRAYEENIKKASRIFELFTFVNLGIILWIWRGLKQLYSSSLYQFIGVASITSGAVAIMIIVALIGYSITSSIIRYGIPVLETAKSISMALIALVIASLL; this is translated from the coding sequence TTGCCGCCTGGCAATAGATATGGACGTAGTTCTGCTATGGAGTATTTCATTGGTTTAATAACTTCAATTGCTATTTTGGTTATTGAAACCACTATCTTAGTGTTTAACATGGATATTATCAAGGTTTATTCAATTAATGAATTTTTTCATAATAGCTTAAAATTAGCTATTGTCTGTACATACATAGTAACACTTTTTATAATACCTGCAATAATCTCTTGGTCTACTGATGCTGCAAAAAGTATAGCAAGTATCTATAAAAGATATGCGATAATGAGTCTTGCTTCAGTAAATGAAGAGAGTATAAGGAAAAAGGTTAGCATCACATTTGTTTTAATCTCTGTTTCACTACTGCTAATGATGTTGTCCATAGTTTACAGGAAATTCTTGTTGTCTTTAACATCCCTTATACCATTAACTCTATTTGTGTTCATGTTGCTAAAGCCTATTTTTGATGTTAAGCAGCATAGCAAGCGTATTGATGCTGAAATAAAATGGTTTATGATGCTCCTTCTCATTGTGGAATATGTTAAATGTGGAATTGATTTTATTACCAAGAAACTTGATAAGTCAAAGCTTTTGAAGGCAATATCAAGAGAATTGAATGTGATTAAAAGAGATGAGATAATATATTTCCAGTCTTATGTAGAAGCACTTATTCAAAGAGCTAAAATAACTCCAAATGAGTCATTGAGAAGGTTATTGCTTGGATATGCTATGAGACTTAGAGAAGGTGGGGATACAGTATCATGGCTGAAAACAGTATTAGGTGAGGAGTTGATTAGATGGGAGTGGGAAACAAAGATATATTCTGAAAGAGTAACTTTTATGCTTCTCCAAATAGCCATAGCAATATTTGTTCTTATACCAACACTAGTTGTTGCAATACCATTGATAAACCCATTCACAGCTATCTTGCTAATGATAATCGCAACACCAGTTCTTAGCATAGTTGCATATATCACAAGACCAAAAACACTAGATAAAATAAATGTTTTTGATGTATTGAATCCACTAATTATATTAATATCAGCATCGTCATTGCTATTCACATTTTTTAGTTTTCATGGAATAGTTATGGGCTGGATCATAGCTACAATTGCTAGTTTAAATACAAATAGAATTGTGAAGGAAATACGAATTCTAGATGAAGAATCTTTAGAAATACTAAAAATTGTTGCTGAGCTTAGAAAACATGGCTATGAAATTCCCAAGGCATTGAAAATAATTGCACAAAGCTCTACAGTTAATGCAAAAACATCAAGATTGCTAGAACATGTGTTATCGTTGGTTGAAACAGGGCATGAATTCAGTGAAGCGATTGCTACATTATCCTCGCCATCATTTCAATTCAATTTCATAATTTTTCTTCTAGGGGTAATGTATGAGAGTGGTGGGGGAGATGAGGAGGCAATTCAGATGATATATGAGTACTTATATAGGTATAGAGCATATGAAGAGAATATTAAAAAGGCTTCTCGAATATTCGAGTTATTTACTTTTGTTAATCTTGGAATAATTCTATGGATTTGGAGAGGGCTAAAGCAGTTATATAGCTCATCTCTTTATCAATTCATAGGTGTAGCATCGATAACTAGTGGTGCAGTAGCTATAATGATTATTGTAGCTTTGATAGGATATTCCATAACATCTTCAATTATAAGATATGGAATACCAGTACTTGAAACAGCAAAGAGTATTTCAATGGCGCTAATAGCCTTGGTTATAGCCTCCTTGCTATGA